The following are from one region of the Mus musculus strain NOD/ShiLtJ chromosome 17 genomic scaffold, GRCm38.p6 alternate locus group NOD/ShiLtJ MMCHR17_CHO_IDD1 genome:
- the Olfr119 gene encoding olfactory receptor 119 isoform 1 (isoform 1 is encoded by transcript variant 1), which translates to MSINCSLWQENSLSVKRFAFAKFSEVPGECFLLFTLILLMFLVSLTGNALIALVICTNPSLHNPMYFFLANLSLLEIGYTCSVIPKMLQSLVSEAREISREGCATQMFFFTFFGITECCLLAAMAYDRCMAICSPLHYPTRMSSGVCAHLAIVSWGMGCIVGLGQTNFIFSLEFCGPCEIDHFFCDLPPVLALACGDTSQNEAAIFVAAVLCISSPFLLIIYSYVRILVAVLVMPSPEGRHKALSTCSSHLLVVTMFYGSASITYLRPKSSHSPGMDKLLALFYTAVTSMLNPIIYSLRNKEVKAALRKTLSLKKPLAINR; encoded by the coding sequence ATGAGTATCAACTGCTCTCTGTGGCAGGAGAACAGCTTGTCTGTCAAACGCTTTGCATTTGCCAAGTTCTCTGAGGTTCCTGGAGAATGCTTCCTCCTATTTACCCTCATCCTCCTCATGTTCTTAGTATCACTGACAGGAAATGCACTCATAGCCCTTGTCATCTGCACCAATCCATCCCTACACAACCCCATGTATTTCTTTCTGGCCAACTTGTCTCTCCTGGAGATTGGCTACACTTGCTCTGTCATACCCAAAATGCTACAAAGCCTTGTAAGTGAGGCCCGAGAAATCTCTCGGGAGGGTTGTGCCACACAGAtgtttttcttcacattttttgGTATAACTGAGTGCTGTCTACTGGCAGCTATGGCTTATGACCGCTGCATGGCCATATGCTCCCCACTTCACTATCCAACACGAATGAGTAGTGGGGTATGTGCCCATTTGGCAATAGTTTCATGGGGAATGGGATGTATAGTAGGGTTGGGACAaaccaattttattttctccttggaGTTTTGTGGACCCTGTGAGATAGATCACTTCTTCTGTGACCTTCCACCTGTCCTGGCACTTGCCTGTGGAGATACATCCCAAAATGAGGCTGCAATTTTTGTGGCAGCAGTTCTCTGCATATCTAGCCCATTTTTGTTGATCATTTATTCCTATGTCAGAATTTTGGTTGCAGTGCTGGTGATGCCTTCACCTGAGGGGCGCCATAAAGCTCTCTCCACCTGTTCCTCCCATCTACTTGTAGTCACAATGTTCTATGGCTCAGCATCTATTACTTACTTGAGGCCCAAGTCTAGCCACTCACCAGGAATGGACAAACTCTTGGCCCTTTTCTACACAGCGGTGACATCCATGCTGAACCCCATCATCTATAGCTTAAGGAACAAGGAAGTAAAGGCAGCACTGAGAAAAACACTGAGTCTGAAGAAACCTCTGGCAATAAATAGGTAA
- the Olfr119 gene encoding olfactory receptor 119 isoform 2 (isoform 2 is encoded by transcript variant 2) has protein sequence MSINCSLWQENSLSVKRFAFAKFSEVPGECFLLFTLILLMFLVSLTGNALIALVICTNPSLHNPMYFFLANLSLLEIGYTCSVIPKMLQSLVSEAREISREGCATQMFFFTMFYGSASITYLRPKSSHSPGMDKLLALFYTAVTSMLNPIIYSLRNKEVKAALRKTLSLKKPLAINR, from the exons ATGAGTATCAACTGCTCTCTGTGGCAGGAGAACAGCTTGTCTGTCAAACGCTTTGCATTTGCCAAGTTCTCTGAGGTTCCTGGAGAATGCTTCCTCCTATTTACCCTCATCCTCCTCATGTTCTTAGTATCACTGACAGGAAATGCACTCATAGCCCTTGTCATCTGCACCAATCCATCCCTACACAACCCCATGTATTTCTTTCTGGCCAACTTGTCTCTCCTGGAGATTGGCTACACTTGCTCTGTCATACCCAAAATGCTACAAAGCCTTGTAAGTGAGGCCCGAGAAATCTCTCGGGAGGGTTGTGCCACACAGAtgtttttcttcac AATGTTCTATGGCTCAGCATCTATTACTTACTTGAGGCCCAAGTCTAGCCACTCACCAGGAATGGACAAACTCTTGGCCCTTTTCTACACAGCGGTGACATCCATGCTGAACCCCATCATCTATAGCTTAAGGAACAAGGAAGTAAAGGCAGCACTGAGAAAAACACTGAGTCTGAAGAAACCTCTGGCAATAAATAGGTAA